A genome region from Fibrobacter sp. includes the following:
- a CDS encoding radical SAM protein, giving the protein MNNKKPASNTLAIVCTIDCPLSCRHCSVGMEKSKKRTGLRLKESVMSHYISAAAQNDFSMITFVGGEPSLVPDLLRQGIVECKYNNLESAITTAPVWARTKESAEKFLDRIGSVDTIILSFDIYHLEQLTIEHYQNACIAAKNRSIKVIMNVCYSSEQERTTCVGLNASLKDMISQYLFQEIIPIGNARIVNRAIPFAGVTLESINDFDCLSKTCMAGNASVGLQFDLHACCWASAITRSPLCYRSREANLSKSIQSMQNDPAYQQLRKHGFIEGLGMSERERILSYCRGKTFVNECHLCMVLMGLSDQKLWRSIFLEKTINAS; this is encoded by the coding sequence ATGAATAACAAAAAGCCTGCATCGAATACTCTGGCAATTGTATGTACAATTGATTGTCCACTCTCCTGTCGTCATTGTTCGGTAGGAATGGAAAAGAGTAAGAAGAGGACTGGTTTGCGCTTGAAAGAAAGTGTAATGTCGCACTATATAAGCGCGGCGGCACAGAATGACTTCTCAATGATAACTTTTGTTGGCGGTGAACCATCTCTGGTACCTGATCTTCTGAGACAGGGGATTGTTGAATGTAAGTATAACAACCTGGAAAGTGCGATTACTACTGCACCAGTCTGGGCAAGAACTAAAGAGAGCGCAGAAAAGTTTCTTGACAGAATTGGATCTGTCGATACCATCATTTTAAGCTTTGATATATATCATCTTGAACAACTGACAATTGAGCATTATCAGAATGCGTGTATTGCGGCAAAAAACCGATCCATAAAGGTTATAATGAATGTCTGTTATTCCTCCGAACAGGAAAGAACAACGTGTGTTGGACTTAATGCATCTCTAAAAGACATGATTTCACAGTATCTTTTTCAGGAGATTATTCCCATCGGGAATGCCCGTATTGTGAACAGGGCGATTCCATTTGCCGGTGTTACGCTGGAATCAATCAACGACTTTGATTGCTTGTCAAAGACCTGTATGGCAGGTAATGCCAGTGTCGGTCTGCAATTCGATCTTCATGCCTGTTGCTGGGCATCTGCAATAACAAGGTCCCCCTTATGTTACCGAAGCAGAGAAGCAAATCTGAGTAAATCAATACAGAGCATGCAAAATGATCCTGCTTATCAGCAATTGAGAAAGCATGGCTTTATTGAGGGATTGGGAATGAGTGAACGTGAAAGGATCCTTTCATATTGCAGAGGAAAAACCTTTGTTAATGAATGCCATCTTTGTATGGTACTGATGGGATTGTCTGATCAAAAACTCTGGAGATCGATTTTTCTGGAAAAGACAATCAACGCTTCATAA